The sequence TCATTGAATTTTTTATTATATACCAATAAATAGTATCTGTATTTTTATCTAGTATATTTTCTACTGAATACTTTAAAGTTTTAAAATCTTTTTCTGTAATTTCTCCTTCTAAAACTGAATTTTGTATCCAATTTAAATACTTTCTTGCTTTCTTTAATACCTTTGAAACCTTTTTAGGATTTACATCATACACCATTATTACATACATAATTTAGCCTCATTTAGTATATATTTTAAAATTCGCATTCCTAAAAATATCTATTACAATATTATCTTTCGCAAAAACATATACATTTCTATATTTTTCCAATATCTTATTTTTTTCAATTTTTCTTTTTGGAATATAATAAATTTTTGCACCTCTTTTTCCTTTAGCTTTTCTTCCATATCTCATAACTATATATACATCATTTTCTCTTAATCCATACTTTGATAATTTTTTTCTAACATTTTCTGATATATTTATCAAAATATCACCTCCAAATTATTATTAGACATTTAATTTTTTTCTTTATTTTTTATTCCAAAAATTCCAGAAATTAATCCATTTGTTGCAAATAAACTTTTATGAAAATTCATACTTTTTCCTTTAATACCAGAATAAGGCTTTACTCTTTCGCTAAAAATATTAGCATCCCTTAAAAAATGCAAAGAAAGTCCCATCCATGCACCTTCT is a genomic window of Marinitoga litoralis containing:
- the cas2 gene encoding CRISPR-associated endonuclease Cas2 — protein: MYVIMVYDVNPKKVSKVLKKARKYLNWIQNSVLEGEITEKDFKTLKYSVENILDKNTDTIYWYIIKNSMKPRTYTLGETKGKTSNIIV